The sequence ATCAACGTGtctgagcttcactgtggaAAATGGATGCTGGGGCTGGAGCTGAGGTTCGGGCAGAGTCTTTGTCGGCAGGCGGACTAACTGCTCTGCAGCTCTTCTGACACTAAATTCAAACTGAAAGGGATCAACCACAGCAGTGCACACGTGAGCAGTGGTGTGTTTAGTTGCAGTTTGTAGTTGCTGTAGATCATTTGAAAAGAACAATCGGGTGGTTTTACACGTTTCCGTCCATTAACAATAAATTACACATACTTTAATATGCTGCCAGCTATTTTCAAACAATAGTGTAAGTTTTGAGATGGATTTCTAAGCCTCCTGGCAGGCGTTAGTCATGCCAGTGCAGCATGAGTATCAACTTGCATAGGTGATCCATTACAGTGGATTCTCTGGCTGCTTTATGATTTACCAAAGTTACGTAACCATCACATGGTAATACAGTTGGGAGCAGGAAGcgtttttggacattttcttctTGGGGCAGTTAAGAACTGAAGGGTCAGTGTGAAATCTGAGACCTGAACAGCCGACAGCTACATCTGAATGTAATTCATATCATCTTTATGCTTCCTGATACTCGTATCTGCCTTTTGTTTGACTTGTAGGTATTACTTCACAAAATGCTTATCTAATGAATACAATGCTTTGACTTCAGCAATATGAGGAAGGGCTCTTTGTCTGGTTAGGTTATTGGGGAAAGATGACGTAAGCGTATATTTTATAAGTTTCCAACTGCCAGCCCTGGTTCATGCTATACAAAGCATGTGGGATGTAAGATGTGAgccttaaaataacaaaaactcaCATTTGTTTCTGGTGATAACTGGAGCAGCACGTAAAGAATGTAAAACCACCAGTTTGGTCTGTTAAATATCCAAACTCCTACTTTAGGTCACTTATATATGAGCTTTACAGTTGGAAGTTGCATGTATTTGAGGTATTCTCTATAAACATATATGCTATGTgatagaaaatgtttatttattttatgtgagAGTGTATTTTAAGTACTATGTATTGTGTATGGTTGCTGGGACAGAATTTGCCTACACACACTACATTGAGGACCGTTGGGGCGTCTTAGACGTCGTCTCCTGTCTACCTGTGTCTCAGGAGAAGGTTTGGGTGGAACCACAGGTCTGAGTTTTAGGTCAGTCAGGTCGAGAGTTTGCAGTGAGGAAGACGTCTCACAATCAAACTGAGATGTTGCAGAAAATGTTAGAAGAGAGTTTTTAAAAAGGCACAGACATAGAAAAAGCTGAAAAGATTGAAAACAGATGACAGAAGAGTCGTTTAGCAAAGGAAAGGTTTCAAGATGTTGGTCTTTACCTGTGTTCTGCGGACTGCGTGGCTGGGTTTGTTTTCAAATTTGGCGAGCAACTGAGTAGAAATGGAGCGCACTTTATTTTCCCTAGGTTCCTGCCCCTCTCGCACTGAGGAGCCATTACTGGACAGATTGGTGGCCTAAACGGAGACAGAAACAGATCTTGGTAAATATATCAGGTCCTACATATCGGCAACTTTTCAAATTGaaagtttttttattgacaaaCCTCCTCGAAATAACAGAACTTTCGCCTCCTTTTGTAAGTGGGGTCTGTTCCGTCTGACCTCTTTTCATCCTGAAAATAACAGGGGAGGAAAATAATGTAAGCTTGAGCATCCAACAGTTCCAAGAGGAGGAGCTTAAAACCAATAAAACACtgaatgtatataaaataaatcaaacttgaACTGGAAACGGAAGGCAGGAAGTGTGGAGTTACCTTTGGAACCCGTTTCCTAGGAGCTGCCATATTGAGGACATTATTTTTACTTCTGACTTCTTTAGATGGATAttcttcattgttttcatcTACTGCTCTGGACCCTGCAGTACAGCACATGATTCTGTTTTAGAGTTTCCACATTTCCCACCACACACAGCCATAAATGTCAGATAATATTAATGCATTATGCTCCTATAGACTAGGAGAGACATATGAATGGTGTGGGGGGGAATGGTGTGGGGAAGGTTCCAATAAAAATACAGCCTTAAAGACTTCATTGTTCACTTACCCGAAAGTCAGAGGAAGGTAAGTTGTTGTCTGAGGTTAAAAATTAGGACAAAAGATAGTTTTAAGGTAAGGAGTCAAATCAAGTACCTGATGCAGGTAGAGGTGTTCCACGGAACAGCTCGTAGAACTTGGACAGGTATGCGATCATCCGGGTCTTATCCAGCTCCTCACCAGCACTCAGCTCCTTCACGGACGTGAACGAGCAGATCCCGAACTCCCGCTCACTGATGTCGAAAGCAAGCTGGAGGTTTGCAGCATGGTCTTCTTCATTTAATGAATCAAAATCTCTGGTGGAAGAAAGGGGAATGAAAAAGGACTGTTAATGGGCCCGTCCATATAAGGGTTTCATTGTCTACGATGATTCAGCCTTATATGCAGACTGATAAAGCAGACGTTAGCACAAAGGAAAGACGTCTCACAGAAACTTTTGTCGCTCAATTTTCAACCCTGCACGAGAACTTCTTTTCCTTAAATTGCAGGAGAAAATGGCTCCAAATTACCTCTAatgggagaaaagaaaagagctcTTACGTATTTGCCTACACTGACAGTGTGCAGTCGCGTTCGGTAATAAGGTGGATGAGAGCAGTAACctagcagcagcacacacaaatGTTGCTGCTACTCTAGAACTACtcttgcttttctctctctctttctttcatttgtacGAACCTGCTCCCCCCTCTCCGCTGTCTGACAGGCTTGCATAGGGAAGGAGGAAAATGCCAGTGGTTTTCGGGGGAACTCAGGACCACATGAAATTGTAGTGGCATGTGGCGAGGTATGCAGGCAATAATTAAAGAGTGAGAGGATATAATTAGATTTGTAAATGCACTAATCTACAGTTCACCGAATAATTCCATGCAGTGCAGGGTAGACTCAGCCTTAACTGTGGAAACTGACGTGCAGTTTCTGCTCTTTGAGGAGGAATTTGTCCTGAAAGTGCAACATGAGTTGTTTTCATCCACAGATCCAGATTCGCATTCGCAGTtcgaaataaaaataaaaataaaaaaacaaatactttttgTACAAGTAGTTGTAACGGTGTTTGTAAAACTCATAGACAAAACtgataaatgtgtgaaatgtaaatgtCGTCACTCTGAAAACATTTATCAACCCTCTAAGAAAGGGTCAAGTTCTGTTTAACTGTGAGGgtcagtaggaggaggaggaggaggtagagaaagcagaaaaaaaaatgcacatcaAATACTTGCTCTCATGCCAAGCATATTTTACAAACCCATAAGAAATGAATCTCCTCACAGCTGCTTGTTACAAAGAGGCTACAGAGCTTATTAGAAGACTGGTTACTCCATGTGAATGTATGTATTAAACTAAAGAGTTAATTCATAGAGATTTTGATCAGAAACTGTTATCATCTAATGGGAGAAAAGTTTCGTACATCAGCTGAGGTTTGAACCTGTGGATGAGGGCGCAGAGGGCGAGGCCGCTTTGCCAAGAAGACGTCAGGTCTGTGATCGTCACATTCCTGTAGCCCTCGGTCTGTTTCTGGCACCAGGTAAGAAGCCTTGCTGGTCTGATCTCCGACTCTACAAAAGAAACATTCACAGACATGTTTTTCCATTAAACAACCCCCAAAATATAACGTATTGTGTCATGACAGAGAAGGTGGGAGCCAGTGCTGAGGTATGTTGTACGTATGTATTGTATGTCTGTGCTGCCGCTGGCAAATGAGTCGAGTTACTTCCGTAAAACACACAGCGCAGTTCAACATTCCCACTATAGATCAAATCAGACTCACTCACTGGGAAGAGcaagatatttgtatttgacGTTTTCCTGCCAAAACCCAGTGTTTCCTGCACCCAGTGAATccacatgtaaaaacaaaccTCAGATTGTAACGTATTCCCTCAAATGAGTTTAATTCTGGTTACCACTTCTGTTCAAAGGgaaaggaagggagggatgTAAGCCACAGTGTTAATGTGAGGACGAGAGGAAACCCTATCAACCCGCCAGATCGCTTCTGTGAATAATCTAGAGATGAGTCAGCAGAAGTCTTTACTTAGACAGGAAATATGGTCAAAGTCTATCAATCTGTTCCTGAGCCGAATCATGGCCATATAAGTGTGTTTGTAGATCATCATAAAGTCACAGAGAAGTTGACCTTTATCCTTTTGGAAGGAATTTCCTAGGTGTAcctgagatattgtgttcacgaGAATGAGATGGGAGGAGAAGCCAAAATCAACATGTCACGTCACCAGTTCAGAGGAATTACAACTGGCAtccaaatacaaacacaggaatctgtcacttcctgtcaaacGTACCTCGCCTGCTGAGATTGACAGGTCGTCGTATGGTGGCAGCCCGCTCCAGGGAGCAGGTATTCAGCTCTGCACTGATGTACAGGTGACGCACCTGAGGAAGGAATGAAGAGATAACGATCAAGAAGCTGTGAATATTTCTTCAAACTGATTTCTGCTTCTGGCAAAGTGAGCACTCCCTCTCACCTGGTGGGGTCTGACACAGGAGGAGTTGAGGTTGGGGTATCGCGTCCCAGGGTCGATGGTGTACTGGTCAAAGTTTTTGGCAATGTTTTCTGGTGTCGTCTGAGGAAGTAGTCTGTAAATACTCTCTCTACAGAAAAGCATTACACCAGgtgttatttaaaacacatatgAACACTGCACAAAGACACTGTGAGCATAatactgaggtgtgtgtgtgtacctctctgCCAGCACCTCTAGGGCTGTCTGACCCTGAGCCCAGCTCTTTACCATCCACGCTGAGTCGAAGGCAGCCAGGAAGCCTCTCGCACAACCTGTTCCCATCGGCCAGAAGGGCTGCACAAGaacacataacaaatacattaatttaATTGTGAGACTTCAAGGCATTAAAACAAGCATTGCTGCTTCTTCCAGGTTTTGTAACAGCTCCTTCTCCCCGGCAATCAGGCTCCTAAAAACCCTGCCACCTCCCAGAGACACTCTTACCTCTACGAGACTGTCGCCAACCAGCGCCTCCAGCAGCTGGTGTCCGAACCGCTCTCTGACCAGAGCGGCGTTCTCTGAGGCGTACATGCTTGTGAAGTCAAACATCGCCACGTCTGGCTGCCCGCAGTGGTTCATGGCAAAATCCAGGGTAGGAAGCTGGTAGTTGGTGCCAAAGTCAGCAGCCTCTCGGGCGTAGCACAGAAGTGCTTCCTGGTTGACATTCTCACTGCTAAGCAGCATTTGGGTGTCTATGTAATCCTGTTGAACACAGACATGAGAGTTATGGAGGTAAAGTTCTCAAAGAGTAAGTCTGAGTTTAGCTTTTTTAGAGGCCTGGATTTGCTTTTAGTGAGGATGTACACACGACACACAGAAGCCCTACTTGATCTTAAAATGTGTCACATCAAACCAATTATTAATACCAACAATTTATACAATAATTCTGATATTTAAAATCTGGATAATTGAGTAATATATAATCTTGAGCTCACATTAATGAGCACTCCCTTGTCCAGCAGACTCTGTTTCTTGGCAGTCATTACAAAGTAATGCGTGTTGTCCCTGTAGTAGACAATGTTCTCCAGATCGATACCTGCAAGGAAACATGCGTTTTCAAATGGTTATAACTTTTAAAACAAGGAGACGTCCCGTTGGTCTCAGATGCTTCTGACTGTTTCCTACCCGTTTCTTCTTTGAGGTCAAGAAAGAACTTCTGGTTGAAGATGAAAGCCACGCCACTGATCTCCTCGACTTTGGCCTCTGCTGTGGTGTTCCTGTTGATGAAGTTAGCTGTAATGGCGATGGCCAGTTTACCCCTGAACTCCTTCCTTTTGAAACCTGGGACAAAGAAAGACACGtgaagagacagatggaggcagACAAACAGTGAAAAAGAAGAGATGTCTCTTTTCCCAAGCAAACCAGTCCTGTCTGAAATCTGGGTTTAAACCAGAATTACAAGGAAGTTATTAGTTAGGTTAAGAGGAGGCTCTCTGAGGTGAGCCGTCATGCAgccaagaaaacaaaagaaggaCCAGGAGTTAAAGGTCAATACAATTTGCAGGAGTAAAAGTTTTTTAAACGTTAATACCATTAAATCTGATGCTTAATCCAAACAGATGAAATAGTGAAGTAGCTGAACAGCTCTTCTGATATTCAGCTATTATAATTCAAAGATtctcaaaatattatttttatgtcctaaacaaaactaaaacccTAAGATGACACCAAGTAGACTCAAATTAAAGTTCAACCTTTTACTGGTGCTTTATCATTTCAAAGCCTTAAAGAGACTCACTAAAAAGTCAGTCATGGAAGACATTTCCCCCTCGTTTCATTTCATAGCTCTTTACCAAAGGCAGCAGCAGTCAACAAGTGCAAATCTGATTGTATTTAACTCTGTGTTACTGCAGCTATGTCATGAAATTACGCCGACTGCGGGGGGAAATCATTTCCCTGAGGCGTCTTCATAACTTGAGAATGAGCTCGACGTCTTGTCCAGCCCCGAAAATGCCCTTTTTAGGAATTAGCATCTGAAGAGAATTGGTTGTTAGATGACAACATTTTTAGTGGAGAGACCGaaacagtgagacacagagatggagagagtccAACAGGCATGCATCAGCTGCTGCGCTGAGCTCCCAGCTCTGCTCTATTTATGTACACCAATTGGTTTCACGTGTTACCTTTCCCACTGGGAGAGATCAATGGCCTCACGTGTATAAATTTACACAAAGTGAGTTTCATTTATTGCTGCACAACAGAGATAACGCAGCACAAGTGGAGAATCCAGTAAAATGACTGAATGAAggaatggatggagggatggttACTATAGCTACTGTTATTTAAAAGCACGTCAAACAAACTGACATCATCTTTTAACCCCGTGCGGAGTGAAGGGTAACTTTAGCAGTAACTTTTATTCTTGGGCTTTATTCTTGGACAGTACGTCCTTGAGGCCCCTCTACTGTTCATATCTGTCTCACCTTCCAGAGTGTTCCTGCGTCCGTCAGCCCCCACAACGACATCAAAGTCAAAGCTGGCCACAGGGTGATCAGCAGGTCGTATTGCAGCCCTCCATCCAATCACTGAGAGAggggaacagagagaaagagagagtgagaggggcgAAATCCCTCGCCCAGCCACCCAACGTGGAATGTGGGGAATGTGGAATGTCAGCAGATAAAGGGTTGGtgttttgctcaaggacacttcaacagTCTCCATCAAAACTTATCTCCACCCAGGACCACTCAGCCACCTGCCGGGCTGGTGCAGTGCTAAATTTGTCCGTACAGGGATAATAGATGGGAAGAATGAATAAGCACACTTCAGCACTGTTGCTGTTTTGGGTTGCTACGTTGCTGTTTTCCAGGAAGACTGCTCTTACTGTGACGCCAGTGCAACTGGGACAAATATGGCTATTCatgacatgtttaaaaaaaaacaccagataATAAGTGTTTGTgatgcatgaaaacaaaatagaaaagatTAAGCAACTTTGCGGCTGCTTCATATCTGTAAAAAACCTCTGCGACTGCCTGCAGAGAATCAATGTGTAATTGTTGTCCAAATAAAGCTGTATAATTTATTGAACATGAAACAGCATCAGCCGTTTTaagtgtctgctgctgcagaggtgtGAGACCAGCACAGTGACCGCCTGGCAGCTCGTTGTGTAATATCGCCATGTGGAAAGTGCATTCCCTGATGTCAAGGGCTCGGCTAAGTCCGTCACGGCAGAAAAGAAGTGTTAAGCCAACGTCTAAATTTAGGCGGAGCACTCGTTGTTATCAGTGTATTGATATAACAGAAGGAGAGACAGCGCATGACAACGGCGTTCGAATCGTTCTCTCTCTTGAGGGTTTATAGCTCAACGTGGTGCTTGTGGGATCAGAGGGTCATCAACACTTCAATGTAACAGAGtagtaacaaaacattttcaaactaaacgGGATCATTAGAAAGTCAtgatatttttaaacatgttctCAAATGTCATCAGAGTTGATTTACTGCACTCCAGAAAAAcgtcatgatttaaaaaaagggaaagaatgTTCAATCACTGGTATTgttatgaaaaatgtaaatgtcgaCTGACAGGACATGGTTTATCTTGACAtcatttttggccataccaacAATCCCCAGGCCCCCATACTGGTTATCTAACCTCCAGGTTGACCTTCTCAAATCTtagtttgataaaaaaacatgatcAGTGCCAATATTAGTGTTGTGTTTATTGGTTGATGTCAAGGAAACTAAATACTGCTGGAAGAGAAATCTTTTGCTGCCTGGCCGGCCTGGAGGCACGTCCAGAGTAGCAGGAGTAGGAAGGTAAATATAGATCCTGAGCCACACACCATCTTTTCTAACAAACTGACAGACGCAGCCTGATGTTTATATCAAGCTTTAAACGTGATTACACTTCTCAGCTTTGTCCTTCTAAACGTTCCAGTTGCACAGTTACCAAACTCATAAAACAACTATCAGTGTAGGTGAATATAAAAGTGCTGTTAATCTGTTGTTTGGACATGCAGCCGAAGTGTAGATGAAGACCTTCTTTTTCCTGGTCCTCTGGAGGCTCCAGCAGCTTGACGAACTCCACGTTGACGTGAAACTCCACAGCGACGAGGAGCGCAACTTTCAGGAgcatcagctgcagctgctgaatgcctgttggacacacacagacactgttgtTTAGACACATGTGTAAAGCGGCTGCCAAACTTTGTGTCTAGTGTTATGTTGTCTTGACACCATTGAGAACAAACGCCGACCTCAAATGCTTTCCCCCGTCTGTGCTCATTCTCGTgttatgtttgacattttaagaAGAATCAATGAgcagatcaaatcaaaatgaacatCTGGGGTGAAAACATTCTGCCCAATaattgaatataataataataatgatgtacTCATACTTGCTTTTAAtcttcaccaaggaggttatgttttcacccgtgtctgtgtttttgttggtttgtttgtaaacaagattgcacaaaaacaactagatggatttccacaaaacttgttgGAAGAATGCAGCataggtcagggaagaacccattcaattctGGTGTTGGATCCAGATTAGGGGGCAAATCCAGGcatttttaaaccttttcttagggaaataataatgtaatgtgaGGGGACGTGGTGGAGGTACGCCtctttatgttttgtttctgtagTCATGTATACTTACTGATGTGGTCAATGGCCCCGGCACAGAATTTGCCATAGAACTTTTTGGCTCCCAGGCCGCGCAGGTCATGGATGGTGTAGGGCCAAAGGTGCAGCACATTGTTCCTGGAGAACGAGTCCCTCTTCTCAATCACCACCACTTTAGCGCCCATCAAGGCGAGCTCGATGGCTGTCCGCAGGCCACAGGGACCTCCTCCGATGATAAGGCACTACATAAAAAGGGATGACAAGTTGACCTCAGAGAAAATGAGCCGCACTGTGGTGATGGAATAATAACAGAAGGCTGATTTTCTTGGAGAGGAATCTGAGATGATAGATGATTCGCATCCCACTTGTTTATTAACATACAGGGGGGAATTATAACATGAGCATAGATCATGAGGGGGAGGCAGCACTTTACTGCACCACTGGAGCATTTAGAGCCCGAGTGTCTCAGtgaaggacacttcagcagcagagactctGACAATCAAGACCTCTTCGGTTTTGAGAGGACTTCTCCAGACCAGATCGCGTGAGTGAGGATTGTTAGTAAGTCAAACACAAGGAAGAGAGTTTACAAGTCCGAACAACTTCCACCAACCTGAACTGTTATTACAGCCATCAAAGGTGTGATTCATGCAGTGGCCCAAATGCATAACACAAAAATGTATGAAGTCATTGAGGTTACACTGCCTGTCTGAGAATGTGGGGCTCAAACATGAAGTCATCCTGCTGAGTGAtagatgaaagaaaagaacGAATGCCGGTGTGCTGGCaaacttctctctctttttttcatcttaACAGATAGAGacgttgtggtgtgtgtgtgtgtgtgtgtgtgtgtgtgtgtgtgtggtccaggtgtCAGATTGCTAAATTACCctctggatcaataaagtatctatctatctttgtaTCTATGTATATATCTATCCAGCCATCCATCTATTTACTCATGTCGAACTAAATCTTTACACTGTCACATGAGGACCTGTGTTCCTTATGGGGACAGAAATCAAGTCCCCACAACATAAATCACTTTTTTCATGGTTTTAAGGTTCAGGTTAGCTCAAAGCTTAGGTTACGGTTAAGGTAAAGGTTAagggttaggcaagtagtaactCTGGTCAAGGTTAGTCTCCAAAAACTTGGAAGTCAacgtaatgtcctctgaagtcatggagacacggctgcgtgtgtgtgtgtgtgtgcgtgcatgtgtgttgatTCTTTTGAAATCTAATCCTGGACCAAACCACTTCTGAAGGTCGGCCCCGCTGTGCTCAACAAGCTGGACGGTCTCTCGTCTCGATAGCTTCAGCAAATTAGTgctgaaaaacactttttcttcCACTTTTCCCGAAAACGACTTTAACGTCTTCCCCTATCATTTATTCAACACGTTGCCCAATTCCCTACAGTAAGCAGACAAAGGTTTTTGCCACATATTTGCACAGGAGGATTCACTTCCTGCCATCCTGAGTATCCACCAGTGGTAAAAACACCAACGGGTGAGGGGGTTTCCCTCATGCTGGTTCTGCGAGACACAGACTGGGTGCTGTTTACAGAGCGCCCAGTGTCAGCAAACTAAAATCCCACATCATACCCTAACCAGTGGTTACACAGGGCATCAgtgttgtcattgtgtgttGCCTGATGTTGTCAGGATGAAGGATTCTCAGGTGTGAGGCACACAAGGGTTGTGATGCCGGGACAAGCCTGCAGGCTCGTCGATTTGTGTCTCTCATCAAAGGGTGAGTAAGATTATCAACAAAAGAAAGAGATGGCAGGATGTTGAAATTGTAATTGAAGTGAATTCAGTTTATACAGATGTGTGTTCACTATGTGCACATGTTTATCTTAAACATCATGTGACTCTTTGCATCCGTCTATCAGCCATTAGCACATACACGTTATTGGTTTAAGTACTTTTCCATTTACTGGTGTATTTTTCCAGATATGAGGCTTTTCCTGAGGTCCCGTTCCACATTTGCTGAATCAGGACACGCGCACTTCCTCTCAGCTTCCCACCTGTGACCTTGTTCTCAGCCAAGCTCCACCCCAGCCTGCTCCCGCCTGTCCCCTGCTATATCAATGAACCTGTTCAACTCAGTTGGGGAGCTCTTACTCTCCCTGCATTTTGATGGCACAGCGATCAGAGGCAATTTAGGGGTtcatgcccaaggacactttgggcATGAAAGAATGGAGGAGCCGGGCTCAAACCAAAGagcctctggttagtggacgacccgctatATCTCCCACCCATGTGATGTCCATGT comes from Platichthys flesus chromosome 1, fPlaFle2.1, whole genome shotgun sequence and encodes:
- the mical2a gene encoding F-actin-monooxygenase MICAL2 isoform X1 — protein: MGETKEETDNVGKQFENFVQASTCKGTIQAFNVLCRRLDLDPADNSTFYSSLRAKVTTWKANALWSKLDKRMSHKEYQKGQACVGTKCLIIGGGPCGLRTAIELALMGAKVVVIEKRDSFSRNNVLHLWPYTIHDLRGLGAKKFYGKFCAGAIDHISIQQLQLMLLKVALLVAVEFHVNVEFVKLLEPPEDQEKEVIGWRAAIRPADHPVASFDFDVVVGADGRRNTLEGFKRKEFRGKLAIAITANFINRNTTAEAKVEEISGVAFIFNQKFFLDLKEETGIDLENIVYYRDNTHYFVMTAKKQSLLDKGVLINDYIDTQMLLSSENVNQEALLCYAREAADFGTNYQLPTLDFAMNHCGQPDVAMFDFTSMYASENAALVRERFGHQLLEALVGDSLVEPFWPMGTGCARGFLAAFDSAWMVKSWAQGQTALEVLAERESIYRLLPQTTPENIAKNFDQYTIDPGTRYPNLNSSCVRPHQVRHLYISAELNTCSLERAATIRRPVNLSRRESEIRPARLLTWCQKQTEGYRNVTITDLTSSWQSGLALCALIHRFKPQLIDFDSLNEEDHAANLQLAFDISEREFGICSFTSVKELSAGEELDKTRMIAYLSKFYELFRGTPLPASGSRAVDENNEEYPSKEVRSKNNVLNMAAPRKRVPKDEKRSDGTDPTYKRRRKFCYFEEATNLSSNGSSVREGQEPRENKVRSISTQLLAKFENKPSHAVRRTQFDCETSSSLQTLDLTDLKLRPVVPPKPSPETQVDRRRRLRRPNGPQCSFEFSVRRAAEQLVRLPTKTLPEPQLQPQHPFSTVKLRHVDQTHAETKAQPQPESADPPASSSSSSCHSAIHFMSRVLQRLREVDEHVSEKKAQTQQTREFHTKSIKDKAMHLRGLFSGDGSAELKSCSVRRSFPQSGDKCHSCERRVYMVERVSAEGLFFHRECFRCSTCSSALRQGAHAFDSDHGKLYCKLHFDQRNTGTHLRRSFSLRSNPTGVGVPERRAAEGESSQSSSTADLPSRPAAGTFSSFIRNRLSWPLSVTRTVCNAPWYLSRCVRSTAQALAGHMRANAQDYTFLFELLSMSLPLLFVLQEVLLQMHTEAMPYGPSSLQLLLLWLREHVGTGLI
- the mical2a gene encoding F-actin-monooxygenase MICAL2 isoform X3; amino-acid sequence: MGETKEETDNVGKQFENFVQASTCKGTIQAFNVLCRRLDLDPADNSTFYSSLRAKVTTWKANALWSKLDKRMSHKEYQKGQACVGTKCLIIGGGPCGLRTAIELALMGAKVVVIEKRDSFSRNNVLHLWPYTIHDLRGLGAKKFYGKFCAGAIDHISIQQLQLMLLKVALLVAVEFHVNVEFVKLLEPPEDQEKEVIGWRAAIRPADHPVASFDFDVVVGADGRRNTLEGFKRKEFRGKLAIAITANFINRNTTAEAKVEEISGVAFIFNQKFFLDLKEETGIDLENIVYYRDNTHYFVMTAKKQSLLDKGVLINDYIDTQMLLSSENVNQEALLCYAREAADFGTNYQLPTLDFAMNHCGQPDVAMFDFTSMYASENAALVRERFGHQLLEALVGDSLVEPFWPMGTGCARGFLAAFDSAWMVKSWAQGQTALEVLAERESIYRLLPQTTPENIAKNFDQYTIDPGTRYPNLNSSCVRPHQVRHLYISAELNTCSLERAATIRRPVNLSRRESEIRPARLLTWCQKQTEGYRNVTITDLTSSWQSGLALCALIHRFKPQLIDFDSLNEEDHAANLQLAFDISEREFGICSFTSVKELSAGEELDKTRMIAYLSKFYELFRGTPLPASGSRAVDENNEEYPSKEVRSKNNVLNMAAPRKRVPKDEKRSDGTDPTYKRRRKFCYFEEATNLSSNGSSVREGQEPRENKVRSISTQLLAKFENKPSHAVRRTQFDCETSSSLQTLDLTDLKLRPVVPPKPSPETQVDRRRRLRRPNGPQCSFEFSVRRAAEQLVRLPTKTLPEPQLQPQHPFSTVKLRHVDQTHAETKAQPQPESADPPASSSSSSCHSAIHFMSRVLQRLREVDEHVSEKKAQTQQTREFHTKSIKDKAMHLRGLFSGDGSAELKSCSVRRSFPQSGDKCHSCERRVYMVERVSAEGLFFHRECFRCSTCSSALRQGAHAFDSDHGKLYCKLHFDQRNTGTHLRRSFSLRSNPTGVGVPERRAAEGESSQSSSTADLPSRPAAD
- the mical2a gene encoding F-actin-monooxygenase mical2b isoform X2, translating into MGETKEETDNVGKQFENFVQASTCKGTIQAFNVLCRRLDLDPADNSTFYSSLRAKVTTWKANALWSKLDKRMSHKEYQKGQACVGTKCLIIGGGPCGLRTAIELALMGAKVVVIEKRDSFSRNNVLHLWPYTIHDLRGLGAKKFYGKFCAGAIDHISIQQLQLMLLKVALLVAVEFHVNVEFVKLLEPPEDQEKEVIGWRAAIRPADHPVASFDFDVVVGADGRRNTLEGFKRKEFRGKLAIAITANFINRNTTAEAKVEEISGVAFIFNQKFFLDLKEETGIDLENIVYYRDNTHYFVMTAKKQSLLDKGVLINDYIDTQMLLSSENVNQEALLCYAREAADFGTNYQLPTLDFAMNHCGQPDVAMFDFTSMYASENAALVRERFGHQLLEALVGDSLVEPFWPMGTGCARGFLAAFDSAWMVKSWAQGQTALEVLAERESIYRLLPQTTPENIAKNFDQYTIDPGTRYPNLNSSCVRPHQVRHLYISAELNTCSLERAATIRRPVNLSRRESEIRPARLLTWCQKQTEGYRNVTITDLTSSWQSGLALCALIHRFKPQLIDFDSLNEEDHAANLQLAFDISEREFGICSFTSVKELSAGEELDKTRMIAYLSKFYELFRGTPLPASGSRAVDENNEEYPSKEVRSKNNVLNMAAPRKRVPKDEKRSDGTDPTYKRRRKFCYFEEATNLSSNGSSVREGQEPRENKVRSISTQLLAKFENKPSHAVRRTQFDCETSSSLQTLDLTDLKLRPVVPPKPSPETQFEFSVRRAAEQLVRLPTKTLPEPQLQPQHPFSTVKLRHVDQTHAETKAQPQPESADPPASSSSSSCHSAIHFMSRVLQRLREVDEHVSEKKAQTQQTREFHTKSIKDKAMHLRGLFSGDGSAELKSCSVRRSFPQSGDKCHSCERRVYMVERVSAEGLFFHRECFRCSTCSSALRQGAHAFDSDHGKLYCKLHFDQRNTGTHLRRSFSLRSNPTGVGVPERRAAEGESSQSSSTADLPSRPAAGTFSSFIRNRLSWPLSVTRTVCNAPWYLSRCVRSTAQALAGHMRANAQDYTFLFELLSMSLPLLFVLQEVLLQMHTEAMPYGPSSLQLLLLWLREHVGTGLI